The Mycolicibacterium flavescens genomic interval CGGTGCGCGCGTCTGATCCGTCATGCCTTGGTGATACCCCGGCGGCGACTTCAGTTACCACGCGCATCCACGGCCCTCGATCACCTACTCGGCGCGGGTGTGCGCGGTAAGCAGCAGATGGTCGAACTGCCTTCGCAGGTCGTCCCGCTGGGGATCGATCGTGCCGAGTTCGGCGACGATCTGCGCGGCCAGGGAGCGCAACTTCGTGTTGGTGTGCTGTGAGCGCCACATCAGCAACTCGAACGCGGCTTCGGCGTCGATGCAGTAGACGAGCATCAGGGCGCCCTTGGCTTGCTCGATCGCCGCTCTGGCCTCGAACAGCTCGGGCAGCGAGTCACTCAACGCTTGGCGGCGGGTCTGGGCGAACGTGTCGGTCAGGTCGATGTAGTAGCCCTCGGTGCCGACCACCGCACCCTTGTCGTCGAGCATCCGGTCGCCGATCACGATGACGGTATGCAACCTGCCAGCGGTGTCGATGAACCGGTGGCGGCTGGAGAACGAGCCACCCAGGTGCAGGGCGTGGTCGAGTAGGTCCTGAACGTGCTGTCGGTCGTCGGGATGTTTGTGCGACAGCAGAAGTTCGGTTGTCGGCACGACGGTGCCCGGTTCGTACCCGTGCATCCGCGCCACTTCGTCCGACCACTCCCAGCGCTGCCCGACGAACCAGAACCGGAACGAGCCGACATTGCGGTCCGCAATAGCCCAAGCCGAGGTAGACGGTAGTGGGCTGTCCGCCACGTCGGGGTTCGACATCTGCCCATCATGGCACCACAGACCCCGAAGAAGGAGCGCGTTCGGAAAGCTCTATGACTCCGGTTCTGCTCGGTCGCGGACACTGGTTCCCACCGCCGCCCGCTCCGGGAACACGGCGGCCATCCTGCGCTGCGATGCCGGAGTGAGCACCCTCTGCGGCCACCAGAACCAACGGCCGAGCAGGGCGGCGATGGACGGCGTCATGAACGCGCGCACGATGAGGGTGTCGAACAACAGACCCAACGCGATCGTGCTGCCGACCTGGGCGATGCTGCGCAGATCGCCGACGACGAACGAGGCCATCGTCGCGGCGAACACCAGGCCCGCCGAAGTGACGACCTTCCCCGAACCGGCCATCGCACGGATGATCGCGACTTTGAACCCGTGGTGCAGTTCCTCCTTGAACCGGGAAACCAGCAGCAGGTTGTAATCCGAGCCGACGGCCAACAACAGGATCACCGACATCACCAACACGATCCAGTGCAGCTTGATGCCCAGCAGGTGTTGCCAGACGAGCACAGACAGTCCGAACGACGTGCCCAGCGAAAGCAGAACCGTTCCGACGATCACCGCAGCGGCCACCACCGCCCGTGTGATGATCAGCATGATGATGAAGATCAATGCCGCAGCGGACAATCCGGCGATCATAAGGTCGTAGTTGGAGCCGTCGCGCATGTCCTTGTACGTTGCCGCGGTTCCGCCGAGGTAGATGGTGGACCCCTCCAACGGGGTGCCCTTGATGGCTTCCTTGGCCGCGAGCTTGATCGCGTCGATGTGGTCGATGCCTTCTGGGGTGGCGGGATCGCCCTCATGCTCGATGATGAAGCGCACCGACCTACCGTCCGGTGAAATGAAGTTTTCCATGCCGCGCTGGAAGTCCTTGTTCTCGAACGCTTCTGGCGGCAGGTAGAACGAGTCGTCGTTCATCGATGCGTCGAACGCGTCGCCCATGGCGTGCGAGTTCTCCTGCATCGCGGCCATCTGATCCTGCAGTCCCTTCTGCGAGGAGTGCATGGTCAGCATCATGGTCTTCATCGTCTTCATGGTTTCGATCTGCTGGGGCAGCAGCAGGATCAGCTGAGGCATCAGGCTGTCGAGGTGTTCGAGATCGGGCACGAGGTGCTCGATGTCATCGGTCAGCGTGTCGATGCCGTCGAGGGTGTCGAAGATCGAGCGCAGCGACCAGCAGATCGGAATGTTGAAGCAGTGCGGTTCCCAGTAGAAGTAACTGCGGATGGGTCGGAAGAAGTCGTCGAAATCTGCGATGTGGTCCCGTAATTCGGCAATGTCGACCGTCATCTCCTTGGTCTTTCGCACCATGCTGTGAGTGGTGTCGGCCATCTGCTGCATCAGGCTTGCCATCTTTTCCATTTGGTCGATGGTCGACTGCATCTCGTCGGCCTGGACCAACATGTCGGCCATCCGGTCCTGCAGGTACTTCTGATTGAGCTGGTTGGTCGTGCCCTGCATGCTCAGCAGAAACGGGATAGTGGTGTGCTCGATCGGCTTACCCTGCGGCCGGGTGATGGTCTGCACGCGGGCGATGCCGGGTACGCGAAAGACCCCCTTGGCGATCTTGTCGATCACCAGGAAGTCGGCCGAGTTGCGTAGGTCGTGGTCGCTCTCAACCATCATCAGTTCGGGGTTCATCCGGGCGGCGTCGAAATGCCGGTCGGCGACGTCGTATCCGATGTTCGACGGGGTGTCAGCGGGAAGGAAGTGCCGCCCGTCGTAGTCGACCTTGTATCCGTTCAGCGCCAGCAACCCGACCAGCGACAGGGCGCAGGTCGCGACGAGAACCGGCCCCGGCCACCGCACGACCACGACGCCGACCCGTCGCCATCCGCGGGAGTTGATCGGTCGCTTCGGTTCGAAGAATCCGAACCGGCTACCCACGACGGTGACAGCCGGGCCCAACGTCAAGGCGGCGATCACCGCGACGAGAACGCCCACCGCGCACGGCACCGCCATGGTCTGGAACCACGGCAGCCTGGTGAACTTCAGGCACAACAAGGCGCCGGCGATGGTCAGACCGGAGCCCAACACCACGTGGGCAGTGCCGTGAAACATGGTGTAGTAGGCGGTTTCCTTGTCCTCGCCGGCCTGGCGGGCCTCTTGATACCGGCCGATCAGGAAGATCGCGTAGTCGGTCCCCGCGGCGATGGCGATCAGGGTCAGCAGGCTGGTGGCGAATGTCGAGAGCCCGATCAGTCCGGTGTTGCCGAGGAAGGCGACGATGCCACGGGAGGCGCCGAGTTCGACGAACACCATGAACAGGATCAGCACCATGGTGGCGATCGAGCGGTAGACGATCAGCAGCATCACCGCGATGACGATCAGCGTTGCGACAGTTGCTTTGACGGCTCCCTTGTCACCCGCGACGCGCTGGTCGGCGTTCAACGCCGCTCCGCCGGTGACGTACGCCCTGATTCCCTGCGGGGCAGGGACTTCCGTGATGATGTCGCGGACCGCTTGGATCGATTCGTTCGCGATCGTCTCGCCGATGTTCCCGCGCAGATAGATTTGCACATACGCCGACTTGCCGTCGGCGCTCTGCGCCCCCGCCGCGGTCAGCGGGTCGCTCCAGAAATCGGCGACGTGCTCGACGTGTTCTGGGTCGGCGCGGAACCTCTGGATCAACTCGTCGTAGTAGCGGTGTGCTTGTGCGCCGAGCGGTTTGTCACCCTCCAGGATGACCATCGCGTTGCTATCGGAGTCGAACTCCTGGAAGTTCGCGCCGATGCGCTGCATCGCGATGAAAGCCGGCGCGTCGTGGGCGTTCATCGAGACGGTGTTGGCCTCGCCGACCTTCTCCAACGACGGGA includes:
- a CDS encoding response regulator with putative antiterminator output domain is translated as MSNPDVADSPLPSTSAWAIADRNVGSFRFWFVGQRWEWSDEVARMHGYEPGTVVPTTELLLSHKHPDDRQHVQDLLDHALHLGGSFSSRHRFIDTAGRLHTVIVIGDRMLDDKGAVVGTEGYYIDLTDTFAQTRRQALSDSLPELFEARAAIEQAKGALMLVYCIDAEAAFELLMWRSQHTNTKLRSLAAQIVAELGTIDPQRDDLRRQFDHLLLTAHTRAE
- the mmpL8_5 gene encoding Transport protein, whose protein sequence is MTAIRPARSPSGTQAERSRIAHAIRVLSVPIIIGWLVLTAVTNVFVPSLEKVGEANTVSMNAHDAPAFIAMQRIGANFQEFDSDSNAMVILEGDKPLGAQAHRYYDELIQRFRADPEHVEHVADFWSDPLTAAGAQSADGKSAYVQIYLRGNIGETIANESIQAVRDIITEVPAPQGIRAYVTGGAALNADQRVAGDKGAVKATVATLIVIAVMLLIVYRSIATMVLILFMVFVELGASRGIVAFLGNTGLIGLSTFATSLLTLIAIAAGTDYAIFLIGRYQEARQAGEDKETAYYTMFHGTAHVVLGSGLTIAGALLCLKFTRLPWFQTMAVPCAVGVLVAVIAALTLGPAVTVVGSRFGFFEPKRPINSRGWRRVGVVVVRWPGPVLVATCALSLVGLLALNGYKVDYDGRHFLPADTPSNIGYDVADRHFDAARMNPELMMVESDHDLRNSADFLVIDKIAKGVFRVPGIARVQTITRPQGKPIEHTTIPFLLSMQGTTNQLNQKYLQDRMADMLVQADEMQSTIDQMEKMASLMQQMADTTHSMVRKTKEMTVDIAELRDHIADFDDFFRPIRSYFYWEPHCFNIPICWSLRSIFDTLDGIDTLTDDIEHLVPDLEHLDSLMPQLILLLPQQIETMKTMKTMMLTMHSSQKGLQDQMAAMQENSHAMGDAFDASMNDDSFYLPPEAFENKDFQRGMENFISPDGRSVRFIIEHEGDPATPEGIDHIDAIKLAAKEAIKGTPLEGSTIYLGGTAATYKDMRDGSNYDLMIAGLSAAALIFIIMLIITRAVVAAAVIVGTVLLSLGTSFGLSVLVWQHLLGIKLHWIVLVMSVILLLAVGSDYNLLLVSRFKEELHHGFKVAIIRAMAGSGKVVTSAGLVFAATMASFVVGDLRSIAQVGSTIALGLLFDTLIVRAFMTPSIAALLGRWFWWPQRVLTPASQRRMAAVFPERAAVGTSVRDRAEPES